TAAAAGCCTGTTCTTCCCCTTGTTCATCTTCAAATCTTTCCGTCATATCTTGATCAGAGCCTTCTTCATTTGTGGCGCCATCATAAACCTCGCGGCCATAACGTTGCTCGCGGCCACTACCTCCCTCACGGCCATTACCTCCCTCCCGGCCCTTACCTCCCTCCCGGCCCTTACGGCCCTCGCGGACTTCACGGTCCTGGTATGTAGGATCCTCTTCGTATCTTTTAGCTCTCATTTTTTTTGCGTTGGCTATAGccttattttgttgtttttgtattttcctCCAAGATTTTACCCTGTTATGTGGCCCTCGTCCAGATGCAAATCGTTTAACCTGAGCTGAATTCATTGCTTCAAGAAACTCTCCCCGGTTCACAATACTAGGTACATCTGTCTTTACCACTAAATCCATGGAATTGTCTACTGCCGGCCCACATTCATCgtctgaaaaaataaatattcatgtatTAAAAGCATGCCTCTAAGATTTAtcttgattaaaatttaaaattctgagtatttttaaagtaaagacACTGTATCAACAGGAGACCGTCAGGACTGATGTACTatattctgaatgttgtattcATAGACCGGCCAGCACTACACGCACAACACTAACGGTACTAAGTTGTAGGACTACAACTCTACGATTTAATTGAAGACTAAGTTAcataaaggttttaaaaagtaactatAGCATGGTTTGTCTACATGTTTTTTTGAATTCCAACATTTCCAACTCCTTTTAAGTTGAACTTTGGTAATTTAGTGCTCGCGTTAAGACAATAGGATTCGAAGTAATGTTACAATTACATTTTGAGAAGTGTTTCGCTAATTTAAAGCGAAGTTTcggtaaaaaaattacaaaaaatcagTATAGGTTTCGCCAGACGTAAAATTTGTGGTAACTATAAGAATTTTGAAATATGTCATATTACCGTTAATATCtcatttcatatattatgttcttaCTACTTATGACTACCGTGAGGTAACCAAATAATCTAACGTTTATTTATTAGGAGTAAGTGGTCAAGCTAttcatagatatattatatgcaATAAGTAAACAGGTATCACTTACATTCATCTCGCAGTTCTAAACATTCTAAATCTGCGACATTCCGTATGTTTAAAGTATCTGAGTCGATAACTATTGTAACAGGATCGATGTCTTTTCTTTTACCTTGGGCATTTAATTTTTCAATggttttttgcatttttttcgCTTCTGCTTTAGCAGATTTCGGATCTGCTACAAATTTATTTCTGTTGGCGGATTTGCAAGTACAATTACCTCTTTGTTTTTTTGGGCAAATCCGACCTACACCTGTCGTGCCTTGATGAGGGCATGGTTTACTTCCGCATATGTTACAAGGTTCCTGATGAGGACACGGCTGTTCATTACATTTGGGACAAATTTTTGCTTCCGGAGTTTCATGAGGACACGGAATTCTGTTACATTCGATACACTCTCCAACTGTTCTAAGAGGTACTTCTTTAGGACATGAGAAGGGCACCTGTTTAGTCACACACCGATCAGCAGCAAATCTGTAAGGATTCTCAGGctcatcatatttttttagccTTGTTTCTAAACAAGGTCCAAGTGCTGCTAATTTTCTATCTGGACAAGGTTGTGTTCTGGGTTTTTTACAAGGTCTCCCAAATGAATGCAAACCACTGGATGGCGCTATAAAACCGGTTTTGAAATCAGTTTCTGCACCAATAGGACATTGTTTTACGTAGTTCTTTGGTTCATGAACTACTTCTATTACTTCTTTTTTAATAGGAGGCGGAGCAGGGCATGCTGCGACGGCTGGCGTTGTACGTTTGGTATCTGTCTCTTTTGGCGTGCACGTCGTAGCTGGATCGTTTGGTTTGCATATTACACCAGGTCCAGATACTGGTTCATTAATCCTGCATAACATGTTAGGTGCGATTTCAACTTTAGGTTGAACTATTTCCCTTGGGGTACATAATTTGTCAGGCCGATTTTGAGGTATTGGTTTTCTCAACGATTTAGCAAGAGAACTGGCGGCATTATCGTCTCCTACAACTTCCATCTGGAATGGACATTCTAGTAATCcatctaaaacaaataataatatgttatatgtaatattatgtgtacaagtcgcgagcgTTTAAAAACgctaaaaattaaagtttaatgtCCGCTCCCGATAAAATACTACAGATGTGCTTTATTCGCCAGCCGCACCAAATCTTATATCGAAACACAATAACGAAAATCATTTCAATTCTGATGTTACTTACCTTCACCTtgtgttttcaaaatatcataTATCCGGTCTCCTCTTTTGATCTTCATACATTTTCCGTCTACGACGAGAGTAAATGTTTCTCCTGGTCTGCAAGGGGCTACTACCTTATATGTGTCATTTACTGACACGGGAGGAGGCGGTGCTGTAATCTCTACTGGAGGCAGACATGGAGCTGGGCACGTACAGGCCTTGCTTTCATTTTTGCTTTTCTTTTTATACGGCATAATTGTTTCCATTTCTTTATCATTTTCGTCAGGTTTATCTTCTTTCCCTTTAGatttaagtgattttttatCAGATTTATGAGATTTTTTATCAGCTTTATTCACTTTTGCTTCAGACACATTTATCTTTCCTTTAGACTTATCTGCCGTTTCTTCAGGTTTGCCTATTTTACCTTCAGGTTTGCCTACTTCTCCTTTagatttattaacttttacttcagatttaattaactttttttcaGATTTATTGACTTTTGCTTTAGATTCACCTGGCTTTTCTTTAGTTTTATCTATTTTCCCTTCAGATTTATTTGACTTTTTTTCCAATTTATTGAGTTTTGCTTCAGGGACATCTGCCGCTTCCTTGGATTTGCGTGCTTTTCTTTCAGTTTTGTCTACTTTGCCCTCAGGTTTATCTGCTTCTCCTTTAGATTTTTTGACTTTTCCTTCAGATACACTTGGCTTTTCTTTAGATTTGTCTACTTTTCCTTCAGGTTTATCTATTTTCACttcagatttatttaatttttttacagatttctTTGATTTCGGTTTACTGGTGCTTTCTTTAAGCTTTTTAGTAGTCTTATCTATATTAGGACAAGGCACTTTGCTAATGCCAGCTTTTTTGAGCGCTCGTCCTATGCTCGTATTACTCGAAAATAATTTATCGTAACAAACTCCAGTGGTTACCAAATGTTCAGAACTTAGCTTTGGTTGCAAAGCTTTCTTGTCCTTCATAAGGCCCCATTTACAAAGACATCGCTTTAAAAAAGTAGACGATTCTTTACCAGCAGCACAACGACATTTCTCTAGCGCCGGTTTTTTTTGCCCGCTGGATTTGACTggtgtttcaatattttttgtaggccCAGACGGCTCCCTTGTCTTCTTCGATTTGATTGGTGTTGCAGTGTCCTTCAATAAATCATCTTTCGTCTGTTTTGTTTTAGATGGAactgctttttttttaaacaatttaaaacatgaTTCGGGCTTACATTTGCCCGGTATGCACACATTTGGTGGGCATACTTCTTTTACTTTATTGCTTATACTTTTACCTCTAGTCGTATTAGGTTTTGCGTCAATATCAGTGTTTGACGATGCGCTCTTTAACTTCCGGAATGGTGTTTTAAACATACAAGTATTGAGATTATATTGAGTAATTGGTTCATTATTAAATGCCCACGTTCCATCGACCCTTTTTTGTTGCCAATTGTCATAGTCGAACCATTCAGGTTGACATTCCGTTTCGAAATCATGTTTAATATGCTCAAGTTtacttttactataaatatacttatcGGAATATTTAATAGTAGAGCTATTAGTTTGTGATTTATTCCTGTGTTCTTTTAATATATATTCATCATGACCAGGACCATCTCCATGGTCGTTTTTAGTGACACTGCTAGAACTTGCAACTAGGAATTTGGGCCCAGTTTTGCTTAACAAATAATTTCGACTGGAAAGCGAAGTTCCTGTGAAACAACACAACGAATATGATTGTACTATACACACGATTGATATAAATGTGACTTAAAGCCAATATgataagcaaaataaaatccaaattacgtgaacaataaactttaattgGGGTAGACTTAGGCCACTAGTTTGCAATTCAAGCTACTTGTGGAAGAAACTATGGCGAAATAACATAAATTACTCTAAATTGGTTGTACAAAAAATAGTGATGATTACGCATAACGACATCAAATCTATTTAATCATTGCGATGTTGTATTGCTACGAtactttaattaagttaatttaattattacgatTTGGAAGCTGAAGCAGACTAAAACTGTTTATTCAAATGGCGTACGAAAAAAAGGAACCTATGCTTAAATTGATTCAGCGATGATATCAGTCGAAAGTAGAATTTAGCCCTTTTACGTACAGTAAGGACATTCGCAGAATGAGGCATTCACTACCGGGAATAAGTCCAAAAACTAATCCATGTATTTCCGCGAGTACCTAAGGACAATATCTACTGAACCGAGGAAATAAATCATGCAAATGACTAAACACCAAACACTTACCACTCGCTTCATTTTGATAGTAGTTAGTTTTTCGTTTTACTTTAGTAACAGATGAGTTTCTGCTGCTCCTCGAAGACTTCTTTAATGTTTGGTCAAATTCATttggtatatattttaaatgatacaCGTATTGATTGTTTTTTCTCAAATTCTTTGTGTTCATATGGATGCTAGATCGAATTATCAAAGCTTTTGTCGCAGGATCGTCGAGATTCATCCGTTTTTTGAGAATACTTCTCGTATGCCGCACGCGATCTGATGGAATACTCTTCAACTGATATGATTCACAGAGAGTGGGTAAATTTGAGGTTGTAGAATTTTCAACAGCGCTAGATTGTATATTTTGAATACTgcttttgttacttttttctttaataactgCTTCATTCTTATCTGCCTTCTGCTTACTTAATAACGATGATGTACAGAAATATCTCTTTATCAATGACATCAAACTGTTAGATTTGCCTTCAGGTTTAATAGCACGTACGTCATCAGACacattgttacattttattctatGTTTGGCGTTTGAGTCTATTACGTCAGAGCATTTTGATTTGAGTTTATTATCGATGTACGATGCCGGTGGTCGGTTTACCGAAAAATTCACCCGTGATTCCTTATGTACAGTGATATTTTTAGAaggataaattattttcatagatTTGCCTCTGTTCAGGCTGAAAGCGTTTTGAGAATTATTATTTTCCCATTTATTTCTTTGCTTGATAGCTTTTGAAAGTCTGGGTTTTATAGATTGCTTGGACATTTCCATAGGGCTACTACTTTTTTTTGATCCTTTTAAACGATTagatttgtataataaatcGTAAATACACTCATTATTTTTCAGTACTGGAGAATTAAACTGTTTTTGTATTTGAGACACCTTTAGATTCGAAGCTATCGATGGTCCTTGGTTACTATTCAGTAAATAGCCAATCAGATATTCattgaattgtttaaaattcgGTGCTTTGCCACTGGTGTTTCTTTTATTCGTTTCAAATCTTTTCATATTCAAGTTGTTACAAATACTTGAATTGGTTGGTGTAAATTTATCATTGAACTTAATATTGTGCCCTCTCAAGTGTCGTTTCTCTTTggttatattttgttctatggCATTAAGTTCTATAAATCGAATTTTGCTACGTGTGTGTATCGCGTGATCCTTATTCATGTTCTTTCTTGTAATTAATTCATCAACTACTTTATTGACTGGATTGTTTTGAAACACTTGAACGAATTGTGCTACAACAGGGCGTTTCATCCtcaaattatgttttcttataAGCTTATCTTGGTTCTGAAGTTTAAGAGCACACAAACATCGCTTAAGACCAAATCCCTGGGCTGAGCCGTTACTCTTTTTAAATGCTAATACTCTTGGCTTTGAAGTACGATATTTCAAAGCATCTTTTGAGAGATGACTTATTTTTGTGCTTAAAATTGTTGAATCACTGATAGGCCTACATTTATTTGGTGCATCACATCTGTTTACTACGATGTTTTCCTtgtaaaattcaatattaaaactaatatttgacCCAATACGAACTCCTTGACGCATTGGTGAATAAGAACATTCTATGTCCTGACTTTCACGCTTAGCAATTCTAGTCGGAGACCTCTTAATCTTAGCTGAACTTGTAACTCTATGTTGAGAACTCTGAGGTTTAAAATCGTCATAAGATTCGCGAGAAGTCATGCTCGTAATCGACTTTACTTTTCTTCGTTGTGTTTCAACGCGTCGATCTCGGAGTTGTCTCATTTCGTTACGTTTTGCTTCTTCTCGACATTTAATTCCATCACAAATACCAGGGACGCATTGGCCTGTTACACTTCTATTTGTACTAGTACTCTTAGAATCTGATATAAGCTTTGGACCATAAAGCTTAACAGTTTTACCGGGCTTAGAAGCCATACGATTTGATTCTTGAATTCGCGCGTTTTTCCCTCTTTTATGAAGTTTGAgagtacaaaaacattttttcatagCAGATCCAACATAGATTccttttctttttacttttggtTCAACGGAAACGTTTTTATTCAAACCGGGTTTAGGATTAGCTTTATTGATTTGCGACGCACGAGAGcgaagttttgttttattctcaAGATGAACACCAACTGgttttgttcttttgttttcCCTGGCATTTGCCTGGGATTGTCGCgactttaaaataatagcaGGCTCAGGCGTAGAGCCAGAATGCGTgtcttttagttttaaattacgTACTTTAATAAGTTTTTCGCATTCGTATGGATCACATTCGTTAGGAACGCAGATACCCGGTTCACATTCATACGGGAGAAGTTTTAAAGGGTGATATGGTTGACCTATTTTCTGTCCATCTGGCTGAGGACATACGCATTCA
The genomic region above belongs to Anticarsia gemmatalis isolate Benzon Research Colony breed Stoneville strain chromosome 5, ilAntGemm2 primary, whole genome shotgun sequence and contains:
- the LOC142973146 gene encoding uncharacterized protein LOC142973146; the encoded protein is MKKCFCTLKLHKRGKNARIQESNRMASKPGKTVKLYGPKLISDSKSTSTNRSVTGQCVPGICDGIKCREEAKRNEMRQLRDRRVETQRRKVKSITSMTSRESYDDFKPQSSQHRVTSSAKIKRSPTRIAKRESQDIECSYSPMRQGVRIGSNISFNIEFYKENIVVNRCDAPNKCRPISDSTILSTKISHLSKDALKYRTSKPRVLAFKKSNGSAQGFGLKRCLCALKLQNQDKLIRKHNLRMKRPVVAQFVQVFQNNPVNKVVDELITRKNMNKDHAIHTRSKIRFIELNAIEQNITKEKRHLRGHNIKFNDKFTPTNSSICNNLNMKRFETNKRNTSGKAPNFKQFNEYLIGYLLNSNQGPSIASNLKVSQIQKQFNSPVLKNNECIYDLLYKSNRLKGSKKSSSPMEMSKQSIKPRLSKAIKQRNKWENNNSQNAFSLNRGKSMKIIYPSKNITVHKESRVNFSVNRPPASYIDNKLKSKCSDVIDSNAKHRIKCNNVSDDVRAIKPEGKSNSLMSLIKRYFCTSSLLSKQKADKNEAVIKEKSNKSSIQNIQSSAVENSTTSNLPTLCESYQLKSIPSDRVRHTRSILKKRMNLDDPATKALIIRSSIHMNTKNLRKNNQYVYHLKYIPNEFDQTLKKSSRSSRNSSVTKVKRKTNYYQNEASGTSLSSRNYLLSKTGPKFLVASSSSVTKNDHGDGPGHDEYILKEHRNKSQTNSSTIKYSDKYIYSKSKLEHIKHDFETECQPEWFDYDNWQQKRVDGTWAFNNEPITQYNLNTCMFKTPFRKLKSASSNTDIDAKPNTTRGKSISNKVKEVCPPNVCIPGKCKPESCFKLFKKKAVPSKTKQTKDDLLKDTATPIKSKKTREPSGPTKNIETPVKSSGQKKPALEKCRCAAGKESSTFLKRCLCKWGLMKDKKALQPKLSSEHLVTTGVCYDKLFSSNTSIGRALKKAGISKVPCPNIDKTTKKLKESTSKPKSKKSVKKLNKSEVKIDKPEGKVDKSKEKPSVSEGKVKKSKGEADKPEGKVDKTERKARKSKEAADVPEAKLNKLEKKSNKSEGKIDKTKEKPGESKAKVNKSEKKLIKSEVKVNKSKGEVGKPEGKIGKPEETADKSKGKINVSEAKVNKADKKSHKSDKKSLKSKGKEDKPDENDKEMETIMPYKKKSKNESKACTCPAPCLPPVEITAPPPPVSVNDTYKVVAPCRPGETFTLVVDGKCMKIKRGDRIYDILKTQGEDGLLECPFQMEVVGDDNAASSLAKSLRKPIPQNRPDKLCTPREIVQPKVEIAPNMLCRINEPVSGPGVICKPNDPATTCTPKETDTKRTTPAVAACPAPPPIKKEVIEVVHEPKNYVKQCPIGAETDFKTGFIAPSSGLHSFGRPCKKPRTQPCPDRKLAALGPCLETRLKKYDEPENPYRFAADRCVTKQVPFSCPKEVPLRTVGECIECNRIPCPHETPEAKICPKCNEQPCPHQEPCNICGSKPCPHQGTTGVGRICPKKQRGNCTCKSANRNKFVADPKSAKAEAKKMQKTIEKLNAQGKRKDIDPVTIVIDSDTLNIRNVADLECLELRDEYDECGPAVDNSMDLVVKTDVPSIVNRGEFLEAMNSAQVKRFASGRGPHNRVKSWRKIQKQQNKAIANAKKMRAKRYEEDPTYQDREVREGRKGREGGKGREGGNGREGGSGREQRYGREVYDGATNEEGSDQDMTERFEDEQGEEQAFMTKMYKQLLQKCHPPCQCGARICQQERRKKKEKIKSPKVSPCICKSSVCQAQSRKDPVLMQKEQEMKEKALEEMRIKEARIKETKKRLKKYAKQDAHKIENRLKEDKKKLKEIEKYKLAPQGVLIAETVLDITKCACHAFGGLVKRTVRLVLHPKDAAFKFQEAREDPRAAMARCYDDYLNSSMPGTFKRVKTRVSAMPSTQYLVSALESHPVTNYLVHINDKDPKLKYRKIKRRKIPMDFGCSPYMASLRQKPCLWIYYLCPWFYPHCITVLNMWRQFTDMLLFIMAVGVWSPCILALELCRAVMCCLFCSGGG